The proteins below are encoded in one region of Natranaerovirga hydrolytica:
- a CDS encoding peptidylprolyl isomerase — MKSIKLLTLILILLTLVGCGNAEDIPVEENDNNDNQGAIENEQDNNEEDNREGEEMMLNQFDQPAEGETVVKMHIKDYGVIELRLFPEEAPKTVENFVTHAKDGYYEGVTFHRVIEDFMIQGGDPTATGAGGESIWGEAFEDEFSMNLFPFRGALCMANAGPNTNGSQFFIVQLDEADEGLASQMKELNWPEEIVEGYMEHGGTPHLFQRHTVFGQVYAGMDVVDAIAATTVDGNDKPLEDVVIEKIEIVEY, encoded by the coding sequence ATGAAAAGCATAAAACTACTTACACTGATATTGATATTACTTACATTAGTCGGATGTGGTAATGCAGAAGATATTCCAGTAGAAGAAAATGACAACAATGACAATCAAGGTGCCATAGAAAATGAACAAGACAATAATGAAGAAGATAATAGAGAAGGAGAGGAAATGATGTTAAATCAATTTGATCAACCAGCAGAAGGCGAAACCGTAGTAAAAATGCATATTAAGGACTATGGGGTAATCGAATTAAGACTATTCCCTGAAGAAGCACCAAAAACAGTAGAAAACTTTGTAACCCACGCAAAAGATGGATACTATGAAGGGGTAACATTTCATAGAGTCATTGAAGATTTTATGATACAAGGTGGAGACCCTACAGCTACTGGTGCAGGTGGAGAAAGTATATGGGGAGAAGCATTTGAAGATGAATTCTCAATGAATTTATTCCCTTTTAGAGGGGCTTTATGTATGGCAAATGCAGGTCCTAACACAAACGGTAGTCAATTTTTTATTGTACAGTTAGATGAAGCTGATGAAGGGTTAGCAAGTCAAATGAAAGAATTAAACTGGCCTGAAGAAATTGTAGAAGGCTATATGGAACATGGTGGAACCCCACACTTATTCCAAAGACATACAGTATTTGGTCAAGTCTATGCAGGTATGGATGTAGTAGATGCCATAGCAGCAACGACAGTAGATGGTAATGATAAACCATTAGAAGACGTTGTCATAGAAAAGATTGAGATTGTAGAATATTAG
- a CDS encoding S-layer homology domain-containing protein, whose product MKNFKRVLALVLAFVMVLSINTVAFAAEEVQNADKAEVLYDLGLFAGTSDSDFVPALEDGTNREQSMVMLAYLLGWDYEGAPESGFEDVSDWAAPYVNYAVATGVTVGVGSGNFGGDLEVSTREVATWIARELGYTEEGKDPFTDPELIIESGLVEAAELLLNGDDAINRDVLVGIFYDALTVENKNTGNTVIADLVEAGLVDGDKAEAYGLFDEDVDTDELEIVYVGTTNLKELTVEFNQDIEGLEDLLEEIEDEDNYTFEDEDGRALRSNGSRVEVEDVRVDGDTVVLVLKNAVENQEEGVLVVDSAILGYEEEFEVIFEDFDIPVVDDAEVIGVNTIKVTFSEPMNITNSRDRNKFTVESADGRTNYRVANIIPQANERELLIDVRSDFEDEAEVVLKIANGLEDFAGFRLVRTEIDMVVVEDDRDIEVIGYRRASEEGITLILNKDVKFEDTDEQGTTTDEDILKLFYHTNTRNTADEVKIDGNEIRLSFTDKDNELPTGTAYVYIDGEALVDYWNNENDTIRTEVQITADTEAPTINDVEYEDRVITVTFNKNLDDDTAEDEDNYTILTEDGDEVKDTTIRRADLDGSRVVELTLRGDELSPGKYILVVEDVEDTRGNAIDSIEEEFTVESSGFRLSQIVDEMNLYTETRGTGSNAYTIYTITVEYDSAMETGNGRYSIENLDNYVINFDDNSSYSLSELDEEEDDFYIDFYLVDNKNVEITIETEENVEPVSVTFSRLADSQGTRSTDLSDTLTFDSSDNKVEVDWARLVDTDEIRVRFKTPIEDFAAEDFTVEDANGTLDMSRIRISNDGREITIELEDDLSYDAEGWTVEFVIKSNPDSVGRFGAELEATTVPVRDRVRPELDGIGDVELINNELFISLVFEEYVKVTGNNITGLVSGLTITNDDGDDLSYVSSSPANKQYTLNAVTESVYDENGDSVEAFKVLNVVVSADHNQSGYIEIEFDQLSIFTDIADNENVVKSFDDEVNLSGLQRVKTAVQRVENDITDTFAGNVDDLKDAVGALSLQNVSVSYIENGTSVELVISSGGISTSFTVTLS is encoded by the coding sequence ATGAAGAACTTTAAAAGAGTTCTTGCACTTGTTTTAGCATTCGTTATGGTATTATCAATTAATACAGTAGCATTTGCAGCAGAAGAAGTGCAAAACGCAGATAAAGCAGAAGTGCTTTATGATTTAGGTTTATTTGCAGGTACTAGCGACAGCGATTTTGTACCAGCATTAGAGGATGGAACAAACAGAGAACAATCAATGGTTATGCTTGCATACCTTTTAGGATGGGACTATGAAGGTGCTCCTGAAAGTGGATTTGAAGATGTAAGTGACTGGGCTGCTCCATATGTTAACTATGCTGTAGCTACAGGTGTTACTGTAGGTGTAGGTAGTGGAAACTTTGGTGGAGACCTTGAAGTTTCAACAAGAGAAGTTGCAACTTGGATTGCAAGAGAATTAGGATACACAGAAGAAGGAAAAGATCCTTTCACTGATCCAGAATTAATTATTGAATCAGGATTAGTAGAAGCTGCTGAGTTATTATTAAATGGTGATGACGCAATCAACAGAGATGTATTAGTAGGTATATTCTATGATGCATTAACAGTTGAAAACAAAAACACTGGTAACACAGTTATTGCTGACTTAGTAGAAGCAGGACTTGTTGATGGTGACAAAGCTGAAGCTTATGGATTATTCGATGAAGATGTTGATACTGATGAGTTAGAGATTGTTTATGTAGGAACAACTAACTTAAAAGAATTAACAGTTGAATTTAATCAAGACATTGAAGGCTTAGAAGATCTACTTGAAGAAATTGAAGATGAAGACAACTATACTTTTGAAGATGAAGATGGTCGTGCATTAAGATCAAACGGTTCAAGAGTAGAAGTAGAAGATGTGAGAGTTGATGGAGATACAGTTGTTTTAGTATTGAAAAATGCTGTAGAAAACCAAGAAGAAGGCGTTTTAGTAGTTGATTCAGCTATTTTAGGATACGAAGAAGAATTCGAAGTAATCTTTGAAGATTTTGATATTCCAGTAGTAGATGATGCTGAAGTAATTGGTGTTAACACTATTAAAGTGACTTTTAGTGAGCCAATGAATATTACGAACAGTAGAGACAGAAATAAATTTACTGTTGAAAGCGCTGATGGAAGAACCAACTATAGAGTTGCAAACATTATTCCTCAAGCAAATGAAAGAGAATTATTAATTGACGTTCGTTCTGATTTTGAAGATGAAGCAGAAGTAGTTTTAAAAATTGCTAATGGATTAGAAGATTTTGCTGGCTTTAGATTGGTAAGAACTGAAATAGACATGGTTGTAGTTGAAGATGACAGAGACATCGAAGTTATTGGATACCGTAGAGCAAGCGAAGAAGGTATTACTTTAATCTTAAATAAAGATGTTAAGTTTGAAGATACTGATGAGCAAGGAACAACTACTGATGAAGATATTTTGAAGCTGTTCTATCATACAAATACACGTAATACAGCTGACGAAGTGAAGATCGACGGAAATGAAATAAGACTTAGTTTCACAGACAAAGACAATGAACTTCCAACGGGAACTGCTTACGTATATATTGATGGTGAAGCGTTAGTAGATTATTGGAACAATGAAAACGATACAATTCGTACAGAAGTTCAAATAACTGCAGATACAGAAGCACCTACAATTAATGATGTTGAATATGAAGATCGTGTAATCACGGTTACATTTAATAAGAATTTAGATGATGATACTGCTGAAGATGAAGATAATTATACAATTCTTACTGAAGACGGAGATGAAGTAAAAGATACAACAATCCGTAGAGCAGATTTAGATGGTTCTAGAGTAGTTGAACTTACTTTAAGAGGCGATGAATTATCACCTGGAAAATACATCTTAGTTGTTGAAGATGTGGAAGATACTCGTGGAAATGCCATTGATAGTATTGAAGAAGAATTTACTGTAGAGAGTAGCGGCTTTAGATTATCTCAAATAGTAGATGAAATGAATCTTTATACTGAAACAAGAGGTACGGGTAGCAATGCCTATACAATTTACACAATTACTGTAGAATATGACAGTGCTATGGAAACTGGAAATGGTCGTTATTCAATCGAAAACTTAGATAACTATGTTATTAATTTTGATGATAATAGTAGTTATTCATTAAGTGAATTAGATGAAGAAGAAGATGATTTCTATATAGACTTCTATTTAGTGGATAATAAAAACGTAGAAATCACTATTGAGACAGAAGAGAATGTAGAACCAGTGTCAGTGACTTTTTCAAGATTAGCTGATTCTCAAGGAACTCGTTCAACTGACTTATCTGATACATTAACTTTTGATTCATCTGATAACAAAGTTGAAGTTGACTGGGCAAGACTTGTTGATACAGATGAAATTCGCGTGAGATTTAAAACGCCAATAGAAGATTTTGCTGCAGAAGATTTCACTGTAGAAGATGCAAATGGTACATTAGATATGTCTAGAATAAGAATCTCTAATGACGGTAGAGAAATAACTATTGAATTAGAAGATGATCTTTCTTATGATGCTGAAGGATGGACTGTTGAATTTGTAATTAAATCTAATCCAGATTCAGTAGGAAGATTTGGAGCAGAATTAGAAGCAACTACTGTACCAGTTAGAGATAGAGTTAGACCAGAATTAGATGGAATCGGTGATGTTGAGTTAATTAATAATGAATTATTCATTTCACTTGTTTTTGAAGAATATGTAAAAGTAACAGGAAATAATATAACTGGTCTTGTATCTGGACTTACAATTACTAACGATGATGGTGATGACTTAAGTTATGTAAGCAGTTCACCTGCAAACAAACAATATACATTAAATGCAGTTACTGAGTCAGTGTATGATGAAAATGGAGATTCAGTAGAAGCGTTTAAAGTATTAAATGTTGTTGTTTCAGCGGATCATAATCAATCTGGATACATTGAAATTGAGTTTGATCAATTAAGTATATTCACAGACATTGCGGATAACGAAAATGTTGTTAAATCATTTGATGATGAAGTGAATTTAAGCGGACTTCAGAGAGTGAAAACAGCTGTTCAAAGAGTTGAAAATGACATTACTGATACTTTTGCAGGTAATGTAGATGATTTAAAAGATGCAGTTGGAGCTTTAAGTTTACAAAATGTAAGTGTATCTTATATTGAAAATGGAACTTCTGTAGAGCTTGTTATAAGTTCTGGAGGAATAAGCACTAGCTTCACAGTTACTTTAAGCTAA
- the wecB gene encoding non-hydrolyzing UDP-N-acetylglucosamine 2-epimerase — protein MKVMSIFGTRPEAIKMAPLVKALEEDTEIQSVVCVTAQHREMLDMVLELFHIQPDYDLNIMSHGQSIIDIISKSFYGLDDVMKKEKPDLVLVHGDTTTTCAGAQTAFLNKIPVGHVEAGLRSYNIYSPFPEEMNRKITGTIASMHFAPTQGNKNNLLKEGIKEDSIFITGNTVIDALHEVTNNEYVFKEDLLNTIDYNNKKVILLTCHRRENWGQPMENIFNGVKEIVKENEAVELIFPMHMNPKIRALANEILGKEERIHLIEPLDYEPFANLINKCHLIMTDSGGIQEEAPSLGKPVVVLRTETERPEAVEAGTVKVIGVEKSDVIQGVNQLLNNENEYLKMKHAINPYGDGTASKQIVKIIKAKMQSN, from the coding sequence ATGAAAGTCATGTCCATATTTGGAACCAGACCAGAAGCCATTAAAATGGCCCCATTGGTGAAAGCTTTAGAAGAAGATACAGAGATACAATCCGTTGTATGCGTAACGGCTCAACATAGAGAAATGCTAGATATGGTATTGGAATTGTTTCATATCCAACCCGATTATGATTTGAATATTATGTCTCATGGACAAAGCATCATCGATATTATTTCAAAATCTTTTTATGGATTAGACGATGTGATGAAAAAAGAAAAACCGGATCTAGTTCTGGTACATGGAGATACCACCACAACTTGTGCAGGTGCACAAACGGCATTTTTAAATAAAATTCCAGTAGGCCATGTAGAAGCAGGCCTTAGAAGTTACAATATTTATTCGCCCTTCCCAGAAGAAATGAATCGAAAAATTACAGGAACCATTGCAAGTATGCATTTTGCACCAACACAAGGCAATAAAAACAACTTATTAAAAGAAGGCATAAAAGAAGACTCCATATTTATAACAGGCAATACAGTTATTGATGCATTACATGAAGTTACTAACAATGAATATGTATTCAAAGAAGACCTATTAAATACCATAGATTACAACAATAAAAAAGTTATTTTGTTAACATGTCACAGACGAGAAAACTGGGGACAACCAATGGAAAATATTTTTAATGGGGTTAAAGAAATCGTCAAGGAGAATGAGGCAGTAGAACTGATCTTTCCAATGCATATGAACCCTAAGATAAGGGCATTGGCGAATGAGATATTGGGTAAAGAAGAGAGAATACATCTAATAGAACCATTAGACTATGAACCCTTTGCCAACTTAATTAATAAATGCCACCTCATTATGACAGATTCTGGAGGCATACAAGAAGAAGCACCCTCTTTAGGCAAGCCGGTGGTAGTCCTTAGAACAGAAACAGAAAGGCCAGAAGCTGTAGAAGCAGGAACTGTCAAAGTCATAGGTGTAGAAAAATCAGATGTCATTCAAGGGGTTAATCAATTGCTCAATAATGAAAATGAATATTTGAAAATGAAACATGCCATCAATCCATATGGAGATGGTACAGCATCAAAACAAATCGTGAAGATCATCAAAGCAAAAATGCAAAGCAATTAA
- a CDS encoding CAP domain-containing protein yields MKRVKRSAVLLLVSMILLLHFSSLVMARNVYKWTDIKEIQITAYQLNVRTGPSTSFPVINTLNQNEVVEVVGTLGSWFVVHLPDNSVGCVSSTWTRVYSYHNQPEAPDPTPEPEIEDDTAELTTMEREFVDLVNAERRKNGLSEYAINMDVVNVSRVKAQDMVDNNYFSHDSPVYGSPFEMLNNFGVSYRTAGENIAGNNSVQRAHNALMNSSGHRANILSTNYDSIGVGIVPHPRYGYVFVQLFLR; encoded by the coding sequence ATGAAGCGTGTTAAAAGAAGTGCTGTTTTGCTTTTGGTTTCAATGATTTTATTATTGCATTTTTCATCTTTGGTTATGGCTAGAAATGTTTATAAATGGACGGATATAAAAGAAATACAAATCACCGCTTATCAGTTGAATGTAAGAACAGGTCCTAGCACTAGCTTTCCTGTAATCAATACTTTAAATCAAAACGAAGTTGTAGAAGTTGTTGGTACTTTAGGAAGCTGGTTTGTTGTTCACCTACCTGATAATTCTGTGGGCTGTGTTTCTAGCACTTGGACTAGGGTGTATTCTTATCATAATCAACCTGAAGCCCCTGACCCAACACCTGAACCAGAAATAGAAGATGATACTGCTGAGTTAACAACCATGGAAAGGGAGTTTGTTGATTTGGTCAATGCTGAACGACGTAAAAATGGACTCAGTGAATATGCCATTAATATGGATGTGGTTAATGTTTCCCGTGTAAAAGCCCAAGATATGGTAGATAATAATTATTTTAGTCATGATTCTCCTGTTTATGGCTCACCGTTTGAAATGCTTAATAACTTTGGTGTTTCTTATCGAACCGCTGGAGAGAATATCGCTGGAAATAATAGTGTTCAGAGAGCTCATAATGCTTTAATGAATAGTTCTGGACATCGAGCCAATATTTTAAGTACCAATTATGATTCTATTGGGGTAGGGATTGTGCCTCATCCACGGTATGGATATGTTTTTGTTCAACTCTTTTTGAGATAG
- a CDS encoding HIT family protein, with protein sequence MSSKNCIFCNIISGDMKSATVFENSEFKVIMDRFPASKGHTLIMPKEHVENIFDIETDVASRLFALATQISKILKQTLNCEGMNVLQNNGSIAGQTVDHFHLHLMPRYKDDKININWENLQVTEEDLEEVAKEIGRAL encoded by the coding sequence ATGTCATCTAAGAATTGTATATTCTGTAATATTATAAGTGGGGATATGAAATCAGCAACTGTATTTGAAAATAGTGAGTTTAAAGTTATAATGGACAGATTTCCTGCATCCAAGGGACATACATTAATCATGCCAAAAGAACATGTGGAAAATATATTTGACATAGAAACGGATGTAGCCTCAAGACTATTTGCTTTAGCTACACAAATATCAAAGATATTAAAACAAACATTAAATTGCGAAGGAATGAATGTATTACAAAATAACGGTTCCATTGCAGGACAAACAGTGGATCACTTTCATCTGCATTTAATGCCAAGATACAAAGACGATAAAATCAATATTAATTGGGAGAATCTACAAGTTACAGAGGAAGATTTAGAGGAAGTTGCAAAAGAAATTGGAAGAGCATTATAA
- a CDS encoding polysaccharide biosynthesis protein, which translates to MKKKIIVGTLLLTDVLLINLSFFLSFYIRFDGNFYGENIGNYFNTYSDNIFYITIIKIIIFVVFGLYKNLWKYASIEEAFQIGIITFVANASIVTFMMMTQQGLPRGIYLIAFILDTILIGATRLSYRTLRSILKRFLFRKKHVKKVLVIGAGRAGATVIKELRRKNSLMSKAVAIIDDDPSKLNSRINGIPVVGNRKDIVKIVQLKQIDEIIIAIPSTYKKDIKEIVEICSQTKCKLQIVPSLYELIDGEVTINQIRAVNIEDLLGRDPVKLDLQEINSYIKGKTVLVTGGGGSIGSELCRQIVTFNPEKLLLLDIYENNAYDIQQELIRSFPTLDLEVIIASIRDKQRLEEIFERYQPDVVFHAAAHKHVPLMEANPQEAIKNNIFGTENVAECAHKYGARRFVLISTDKAVNPTNIMGATKRVAEMIIQSLNEISDTEFVAVRFGNVLGSNGSVVPLFKKQITEGGPVTVTDAKVTRYFMTIPEAVQLVIQAGSMAKGGEIFVLDMGEPVKIIELAKNLIRLSGFEPDVDIPIEIVGLRPGEKLYEELLLAEEGLSDTKHDKIFIGSPIIKDFQNLNKELEMLNSILDKDLNSIKEHMVNIVPTYKKTG; encoded by the coding sequence ATGAAGAAAAAAATTATAGTGGGGACACTACTATTAACAGATGTACTATTGATAAATCTTTCTTTTTTTCTATCATTTTATATAAGATTTGACGGTAATTTTTACGGAGAGAACATTGGTAATTATTTTAATACATATAGTGACAATATATTTTATATAACCATTATAAAGATAATAATATTTGTGGTATTTGGGTTATATAAAAATCTATGGAAATACGCAAGTATAGAAGAGGCCTTTCAAATCGGAATCATCACTTTCGTAGCCAATGCATCAATTGTTACGTTTATGATGATGACTCAACAAGGCTTACCTCGAGGGATTTACCTAATAGCATTTATATTAGATACCATATTAATAGGTGCAACCAGACTAAGTTATAGAACACTAAGAAGCATATTAAAACGTTTTTTATTTAGGAAAAAACATGTAAAAAAAGTATTGGTTATTGGAGCTGGACGAGCTGGTGCTACTGTAATCAAAGAATTAAGACGTAAAAACAGCTTAATGAGTAAAGCCGTAGCCATTATAGATGATGACCCATCAAAATTAAATTCAAGAATCAATGGTATACCAGTAGTAGGTAACAGAAAAGACATAGTGAAAATAGTACAATTAAAGCAAATAGATGAGATAATAATCGCCATTCCATCTACATATAAAAAAGACATAAAAGAAATTGTAGAAATATGCAGTCAAACAAAATGCAAGTTGCAAATAGTTCCTAGTCTATATGAATTAATTGATGGTGAAGTGACAATCAATCAAATTAGAGCCGTTAACATAGAAGATTTATTAGGTAGAGATCCAGTAAAATTAGATTTACAAGAAATAAACAGTTATATAAAAGGCAAAACGGTATTGGTAACAGGTGGTGGAGGCTCTATTGGCTCAGAATTATGTAGACAAATCGTAACCTTTAACCCTGAAAAACTTTTGCTTTTAGACATTTACGAGAACAACGCTTATGATATACAACAGGAACTAATCAGAAGTTTCCCAACATTAGACTTAGAAGTTATCATTGCGTCCATTAGAGACAAACAGAGATTAGAAGAAATATTTGAAAGATACCAACCAGATGTTGTGTTTCATGCAGCTGCTCATAAACACGTACCATTAATGGAAGCCAATCCACAAGAAGCAATAAAAAATAATATATTTGGAACAGAAAATGTAGCAGAATGTGCACATAAATATGGTGCACGAAGATTTGTTTTAATATCAACAGACAAAGCAGTTAACCCAACCAATATAATGGGAGCTACTAAAAGAGTAGCAGAAATGATTATTCAATCACTCAATGAAATAAGTGATACAGAATTTGTAGCCGTACGATTTGGTAATGTATTAGGAAGCAATGGAAGTGTTGTACCATTATTTAAAAAACAAATCACTGAAGGTGGTCCAGTAACTGTAACAGATGCCAAAGTAACAAGATATTTTATGACAATACCTGAAGCAGTTCAGTTAGTCATACAAGCAGGTTCAATGGCAAAAGGTGGAGAAATTTTTGTGCTAGATATGGGAGAACCTGTTAAAATAATAGAGTTGGCAAAAAATTTAATTCGTCTATCAGGGTTTGAGCCAGATGTGGATATACCTATAGAAATCGTTGGACTGAGACCAGGAGAAAAATTGTATGAAGAGTTATTATTGGCTGAAGAAGGTCTATCGGATACAAAACACGATAAAATATTTATCGGTTCCCCTATAATTAAGGACTTTCAAAACCTTAATAAAGAATTAGAAATGCTTAATAGTATCTTAGACAAAGACTTAAACAGTATAAAAGAACATATGGTTAATATCGTTCCTACGTATAAAAAAACAGGTTAA
- a CDS encoding sensor histidine kinase: MSINNKFLLDDFSKIYDEFIVNFTDFNQKQNEFNAKIAHEIRNPLSIIRSMLQLVEKNVPEVQNSSYWNSIFNEIDYVNQLLNSLTNYCNSTYINKKPIVLNDLLLDLKNSYQSYATQQSKYISLKPCSKNVVIHADPIKIKQALSNLLKNAFEATKENALITISAKENKNTLLIKIKDTGSGISEDKLKTIFEPFVTYKPTGTGLGLSVVKNVIKEHNGSIDIQSKLGVGTTFLITLPYGND; the protein is encoded by the coding sequence TTGTCAATTAACAACAAATTTTTATTGGATGATTTTTCTAAAATTTACGATGAATTTATCGTGAATTTTACTGATTTCAACCAAAAACAAAACGAGTTTAATGCAAAAATTGCTCACGAAATCAGAAATCCCCTTTCCATTATTAGAAGTATGCTTCAACTGGTTGAGAAAAATGTTCCAGAAGTACAAAATTCCAGTTATTGGAACTCTATTTTTAATGAGATTGATTATGTCAATCAATTATTGAACAGTTTAACAAATTATTGTAATTCCACTTATATCAATAAAAAACCAATCGTACTTAATGACCTACTTTTAGACCTTAAAAATTCTTATCAATCTTATGCCACCCAACAATCTAAGTATATTTCCCTAAAGCCTTGTTCTAAGAACGTTGTTATCCATGCTGACCCCATTAAGATTAAGCAAGCTTTATCTAATTTGCTTAAGAATGCTTTTGAAGCCACTAAGGAAAACGCACTCATTACCATTAGTGCTAAAGAAAATAAGAACACCCTATTGATTAAAATCAAAGATACTGGTAGTGGTATAAGTGAGGACAAACTAAAGACTATCTTTGAACCTTTTGTCACTTACAAACCTACTGGAACGGGCTTAGGTCTTTCTGTTGTTAAGAATGTTATTAAAGAACATAATGGAAGCATTGACATACAGAGCAAACTAGGTGTTGGAACGACGTTCTTAATCACTTTACCTTATGGAAATGATTAA
- a CDS encoding undecaprenyldiphospho-muramoylpentapeptide beta-N-acetylglucosaminyltransferase gives MKRIILTGGGTAGHVTPNMSLIPRLEKEGWSIFYIGSYNGIEKQLIEDMNIPYYGISSGKLRRYFDVKNFTDPFRVSKGYFEAVKLIKEINPSVIFSKGGFVTVPVIMAGRRKKVPTIIHESDMTPGLANKISMPFASKVCLTFPQTLRYVSNDKGVVTGTPIREELLEGSAIKGRQFAGFHNKLPTLLVIGGSLGSRKINEVVRKTIPNILKQYQIIHICGKGNIDPSLTHLEGYTQYEYVKEELSHFLACADVVVSRAGANTISELLALKKPHILIPLSASASRGDQILNAYSFKEQGFSYVINEEHLNKTSLVQGLNDVYNNKEDYIFNMNDTKLSNGIENIIALINDLKSTV, from the coding sequence TTGAAAAGAATTATTTTAACTGGCGGGGGTACAGCAGGACATGTTACGCCAAATATGTCCCTAATCCCTCGACTTGAAAAAGAAGGTTGGTCCATTTTTTATATTGGCTCTTATAACGGTATCGAAAAGCAATTAATTGAAGATATGAATATACCTTATTATGGTATTTCTTCAGGTAAGCTGAGACGCTACTTTGATGTGAAGAATTTTACAGACCCTTTTAGAGTGTCTAAGGGGTATTTTGAAGCGGTGAAATTAATAAAGGAGATTAATCCTTCTGTTATTTTTTCTAAAGGTGGGTTTGTTACAGTTCCCGTTATTATGGCCGGCAGAAGAAAAAAAGTTCCTACTATTATACATGAATCTGATATGACACCTGGTTTGGCCAATAAGATTAGTATGCCTTTTGCGTCTAAGGTCTGTTTAACTTTTCCTCAAACTTTACGATATGTATCTAATGATAAAGGTGTGGTGACAGGCACACCTATTCGCGAAGAGTTATTAGAAGGTAGCGCCATAAAAGGGCGTCAATTTGCTGGATTCCATAATAAATTGCCTACTTTGTTGGTTATTGGAGGCAGTTTAGGCTCTCGAAAAATCAATGAAGTGGTTAGAAAGACCATTCCTAATATACTTAAGCAGTATCAAATCATTCATATTTGTGGCAAAGGCAATATAGATCCTTCACTGACTCACTTAGAAGGTTATACTCAATATGAATATGTTAAAGAAGAATTGTCTCATTTTCTTGCTTGTGCAGATGTGGTGGTTTCTAGAGCTGGTGCCAATACCATCTCAGAATTATTGGCTCTTAAAAAACCACATATTCTTATTCCTTTATCGGCTTCAGCAAGTAGAGGCGATCAAATATTAAATGCTTATTCTTTTAAAGAACAAGGCTTTAGCTATGTGATTAATGAAGAACATCTTAATAAAACCAGCTTGGTTCAAGGTCTTAACGATGTTTATAATAATAAGGAAGATTATATCTTTAATATGAATGATACAAAGTTAAGCAATGGGATTGAAAACATTATTGCCTTAATTAATGACCTAAAAAGCACAGTATAG